A stretch of DNA from Mycolicibacterium celeriflavum:
CCGGGGACACGTTGGCCGCCGCCGTCACCTGTGCACTGGCACACGGATATCGGATGCCCGACGCCGTGGCGTTCGGCAAGCGCTGGGTCACCGAATGTCTGCGCGCCGCTTACCCGTTGGGCCAGGGCCACGGCCCGGTGTCGGCACTTTTCAGGCTGACCGGGTGAACCTCGAGCAGATCGCGGGCATCGCGCACGCGCCCGATGGCGACCCCGCGGGCGTCGTCGTCCTCACCCACGGCGCGGGCGGCAGCCGAGAAGCGCCGCTGCTCAAGAAGATCTGCGATGAGTGGGCCGCCCGAGGTTGGCTGGCGGTGCGATACAACCTGCCGTACCGGCGGCGCCGCCCGAAGGGGCCGCCGTCCGGATCCGCCAAGGCCGACCAGGCCGGGGTGGTCGAGGCCATCGGTGTCGCTCGCGAACTCGCCGACGGTCCGGTCATCGCCGGTGGGCACTCGTACGGCGGCAGGATGACGTCGATGGTGATCGCCGAAGGGCTGGCCGACATCGACGTGCTGACGCTGTTCTCCTACCCGCTGCATCCGCCCGGCAAGCCGGAACGTGCCCGGACCGAACACCTCCCGCGCATCGCGACACCGACGGTGTTCACCCACGGCACCGCAGACCCGTTCGGTTCGATCGACGAATTGCGGCCGGCCGCCGCGTTGATCGGCGCGCGCACCGAGGTCGTCGAGATCACCGGCGCCCGGCACGACCTGGGCTCCAAGGCGCTCGATGTGCCCACGCTCGCGGTCGACGCCGCGATACGGTTGCTCGGATGACCACGCCCCCGGGCCCGCCCCCGCCGTACGGACCGCCGTACGGACCGCCGTACGGCGAGCAGCCCAACCCGTACCCGCCGCCCGGGTCCCCGTACCCGCCGCCCGGCTCCCCGTACCCGCCGCCTTACCCACCGCCTTACCCACCACCGCCTCCGCCGCCGTATGCGGACCAGGCGCCCGGCTACTACCCGCCGCCCCAGCAGCGGCCGACGAACTGGTGGGCCATCGTCGCGCTGGTCTTCGGTCTGCTCGGCGGCGTGGTGATCAGCGTCGTCTGCGGCATCGTGGGCCTGAAGAAGGCCAAGGAGGGCCAGGGCGGCCGAGGATTGGCGATCGCGGGCCTGGTGCTGTCGGCGCTGTGGGTGGTGGTGATCGTCGCCGGCCTGCTGTTCTACTTCCTGATCAGCAAGGGCACCGTCACCGCGACCGAAGTCAGGGAGGGCGACTGCCTCGCCGACATCCCCGGCGACACCCGGGTGCGCACCGTGCAGACCGTCGCGTGTGACGAAACCCACGCCGGTGAGGTGTTTGCGGTACTGCAGATGCCCGACGGCGATTTTCCCGGTCAAGCGGCGATCGACGCCTACGCCGAAAAATGCGCCCCGGAACTGGCGGCCTACTCGCCCGCAGTGATGACAGACGACTCGGTCCAGCTGTATGTGCTCTACCCCACAGAGGAGACGTGGGCGGAGGGCGACCGCGCCGTCACCTGCGTTGCGACGCTCGATCCGCCGCGGTCGGGGTCCATCAAGGGCTGACGGCGCAACATCAAGAGCGGACCCGCCCAGCGCCGGTACGGGCGCTATCCAGTACCTGAGGTACCGTTTTCGGCATGATTCCGGAACGGTTCGACGCGGTCATCGTGGGCGCTGGATTCGGTGGAATCGGCGCGGCCATCCAGCTCAAGCGGATGGGTTACGAGAACTTCGTCATCCTGGACCGCGAGGACGACCTGGGCGGCACCTGGCACGTCAACCGCTACCCCGGCCTCGCCGTCGACGTGCCGACGACCACCTACTCCTACTTCTTCGAGCCCAACCCGAACTGGTCGCGGCTGTACTCCACGGGCGCCGAGATCAAGCAGTACGCCGACGACGTCGCCGACAAATACGACGTGCGCCGCCACATCCGGTTCAACACCACCGTCGAGGGCGCCCGCTGGGACGAGGAGGCCAACGTGTGGCGGGTCGGGTTGGCCGGCGGTGACACGCTGACGACGCGGTACCTCATCACGGCCACCGGGTTCCTGTCGCAGCCACACACGCCGGACATCCCGGGCATCACGAGCT
This window harbors:
- a CDS encoding alpha/beta hydrolase family protein, which codes for MNLEQIAGIAHAPDGDPAGVVVLTHGAGGSREAPLLKKICDEWAARGWLAVRYNLPYRRRRPKGPPSGSAKADQAGVVEAIGVARELADGPVIAGGHSYGGRMTSMVIAEGLADIDVLTLFSYPLHPPGKPERARTEHLPRIATPTVFTHGTADPFGSIDELRPAAALIGARTEVVEITGARHDLGSKALDVPTLAVDAAIRLLG
- a CDS encoding DUF4190 domain-containing protein; translation: MTTPPGPPPPYGPPYGPPYGEQPNPYPPPGSPYPPPGSPYPPPYPPPYPPPPPPPYADQAPGYYPPPQQRPTNWWAIVALVFGLLGGVVISVVCGIVGLKKAKEGQGGRGLAIAGLVLSALWVVVIVAGLLFYFLISKGTVTATEVREGDCLADIPGDTRVRTVQTVACDETHAGEVFAVLQMPDGDFPGQAAIDAYAEKCAPELAAYSPAVMTDDSVQLYVLYPTEETWAEGDRAVTCVATLDPPRSGSIKG